A genomic window from Vagococcus sp. CY52-2 includes:
- a CDS encoding transcriptional regulator GutM, with product MNFMIVLGAFGIGAYLLQIAFGMKQIKHFNETYQQLRKKGKVAIGRRAGKFKAGTIVMFAVSREGEIIESVKMQGVTVMAKFKQMPQFNGQFITSLVLDHELVQQENKLMRQAIVNAREIYIRVEEGNYVEEKPVSPFVLAKIQANLFKEKIQIKLKRGV from the coding sequence ATGAATTTCATGATAGTATTAGGCGCATTTGGTATTGGAGCGTATTTGCTTCAAATAGCATTTGGTATGAAACAAATCAAACATTTTAATGAAACATATCAACAATTAAGAAAAAAAGGTAAAGTTGCTATTGGTCGCCGAGCTGGAAAGTTTAAAGCAGGAACAATTGTTATGTTTGCTGTTTCAAGAGAAGGGGAAATCATTGAATCAGTTAAAATGCAAGGGGTTACGGTAATGGCAAAATTTAAACAAATGCCACAATTCAATGGACAATTTATCACCTCTCTTGTATTAGATCATGAGTTAGTTCAACAAGAAAACAAATTGATGAGACAAGCAATTGTCAATGCTAGAGAAATATATATTCGTGTTGAAGAAGGCAATTATGTAGAAGAAAAGCCAGTATCACCATTTGTGTTAGCTAAGATACAGGCGAATTTATTTAAAGAAAAAATTCAAATAAAATTAAAAAGAGGTGTTTAA
- a CDS encoding PTS glucitol/sorbitol transporter subunit IIC, which produces MEYVTQFAEGFMGLFQTGAQTFISWMSGIVPVVLMLMVLMNTLIAFLGEERVVKVAKVSAKNPFTRYLLLPFISAFMLGNPMSFTMARFLPEYYKPSYYAAQAQFCHTSNGVFPHINPGELFVWLGIASGIEQLGLNTMELAIRYMLVGIVMNFIGGWVTDYTTAFVCKQQGITLSKTVDTLAN; this is translated from the coding sequence ATGGAATATGTTACACAGTTTGCTGAAGGATTTATGGGATTGTTCCAAACAGGAGCTCAAACCTTCATTAGTTGGATGTCAGGGATTGTACCAGTTGTTTTAATGTTAATGGTGTTAATGAATACGTTAATTGCTTTTCTAGGGGAAGAACGTGTGGTCAAGGTAGCCAAAGTATCTGCTAAAAATCCATTTACTCGTTATTTATTATTACCGTTTATCTCAGCATTTATGTTAGGTAATCCAATGTCATTTACAATGGCACGTTTTTTACCTGAATACTATAAACCAAGTTATTATGCAGCACAAGCACAATTTTGCCACACAAGTAACGGTGTTTTTCCTCATATTAACCCAGGTGAATTATTCGTTTGGTTAGGGATTGCATCAGGAATTGAACAATTAGGATTAAACACAATGGAATTAGCCATTCGTTATATGTTAGTAGGGATTGTGATGAACTTCATCGGCGGTTGGGTAACTGACTACACAACAGCTTTTGTTTGTAAACAACAAGGCATTACATTAAGCAAAACAGTTGATACATTAGCAAACTAG
- a CDS encoding PTS glucitol/sorbitol transporter subunit IIB — protein sequence MSYKSIKVTKGSGGFGGPLIITPTEEKHKFIYITGGGEKPAIVDKIVELTGMEAVNGFKTSIPDSEIALAIIDCGGTLRCGIYPKKDIPTINIVPTGKSGPLAQYITESIYVSAVGVNQIELVDAKENATVTVKAEEPKKEYKYSTDKKITEQRAEQQSFIAKIGMGAGKVVATFNQSAREGVQTMINTVIPFMAFVSLLIGIIQGSGVGDWFAKIMSPLAGNAIGLMVIGFICSLPFLSPLLGPGAVISQVIGTLIGVEIGRGNIPPQLALPALFAINTQNACDFIPVGLGLEEAEAETVEVGVPSVLYSRFLNGVPRVVVAWLASFGLYQ from the coding sequence ATGTCATATAAAAGTATAAAAGTAACAAAAGGTAGTGGGGGATTTGGTGGTCCACTTATTATTACACCAACTGAAGAAAAACATAAATTTATTTATATCACTGGTGGGGGAGAAAAACCTGCTATCGTCGATAAAATTGTTGAATTAACAGGTATGGAAGCAGTGAACGGTTTTAAAACATCTATTCCTGATTCTGAAATCGCTTTAGCTATTATTGATTGTGGTGGAACATTAAGATGTGGGATTTATCCTAAAAAAGATATTCCAACGATTAACATTGTTCCAACTGGAAAAAGTGGTCCATTAGCACAATATATTACGGAATCAATCTATGTTTCTGCTGTTGGTGTCAACCAAATTGAACTAGTAGATGCCAAAGAAAATGCAACGGTTACTGTTAAGGCAGAAGAGCCGAAAAAAGAATACAAATACAGCACAGATAAAAAAATCACTGAACAACGTGCTGAACAACAAAGTTTTATTGCTAAAATCGGTATGGGAGCTGGTAAAGTCGTAGCAACCTTTAACCAATCAGCTCGTGAAGGTGTTCAAACAATGATTAATACGGTGATTCCATTTATGGCATTTGTGTCATTATTAATCGGAATTATCCAAGGATCAGGTGTGGGTGATTGGTTTGCTAAAATTATGTCACCACTTGCAGGGAATGCAATTGGTTTGATGGTGATTGGATTTATTTGTTCATTACCATTCTTATCTCCATTACTTGGACCTGGTGCTGTTATCAGTCAAGTTATCGGAACATTAATTGGTGTTGAAATTGGTCGTGGAAATATTCCACCACAATTAGCATTACCTGCATTATTTGCCATTAACACACAAAATGCATGTGACTTTATTCCAGTAGGATTAGGATTAGAAGAAGCAGAAGCTGAAACAGTAGAAGTTGGTGTGCCATCAGTATTGTATTCACGATTCTTAAATGGTGTTCCTCGTGTTGTAGTAGCATGGTTAGCAAGTTTTGGATTATATCAATAA